In the Halobacteriovorax sp. DA5 genome, AAAAACGTTTTCTTCCAAAAATTGAAAGCTTTTTCTTAACTATTGGCTCAATCTTTTTTTCTTCAGACTCTCTAAGTTCAAGCTCATTTGCAATGAAGCTTTCATAACTTAGGCTTTCTTTAATCACGTAATTTTTTAGAATATTGATGAGAAAGTCTGGGCTTTCTCTCAGTGATAAGCTTTCAAGCTTAAGCTCACCAATTGTGCGATCACCATAGTTTTCGATATAATCTTGGCATAAATCAAAAATGGCCTTTTTGTTGATGTAGAAGAAGTCCATAACTTTTGAATTTTCTAGTTTTAGGAATTGATCCTTAAGATTTTGATCGCATTTCTTAATTTCATCACTTATTTTTAAAAGTTCTTTAGTTGGTTGAGTACTGGCAATATCATGTTCTCCTGATAATAAATTTCCAAGAGTGATATCGGCATTTTCAACACCAAGCTTATCCATCCAGCGATACATCTTTCCATTCATCATCATAACGTAGAAGTCATTTATAAGTGGAGCGTGCCATTTACTCGTGATCTTCTGATCGAGCTCTTCAGTTAGATCATAGAGTTGAGTAAGATTAAGTCTATTGAGTTTGGTGAAATCAATGTCATTATAAACTTTATAAAAATCAGACATAAAGTCGGCAACAACTTTATCTATTTTTGAGAAATACCAAAGAAGACTTCCAAAGGTTTTTATCAGACCTGGTAACATTCTTAATCTCTCACATAAAGGTAGGTCTTTATCTTCAATAAAGTCGACAGGGTCTGTAATCCCCATCATTTTCTCCATATCTCCTTTAGATTGTTTAAAGGACGGAAGCAAAAGGAGCCCTTTATACCAAGATTGAATATTGTAGAATACTCGACCTTCAATAAGAGCGATCATATTCTTATGTCTTTTTTCGTGCTTTTTTAACTCTTCTTCACTTAGCCCAGTTAAGCCTAGTAGTTGATGATAGACCTTATAGTACATCTTTGAGGCATAAGAGAAAGTTAGGGGCGTTGTAACTCCATTGAATGACTCTTGGATATTTGAGTTATCAAAAACATTGGCGAAGTCTTCACGCTTATCCATTGGAAGAGATGTGATATCTCGTGTCTGGACAATATAGATATTTCCATTTTGAAAACAAAATTCTATATCTTGAGGCTTCTTCTTTAATGCAAGAATATTTAGGGCAAGTTTATTTAACTCAATGATTTCTGCGTGAGTTAAGACACTTGAATTGATATCATTTCCTGTAACTTCAACTTTCTTTGTTGTTTTGTTTTCGTAGTCAGCAATTATCTTAAAGTCTTTTTCTCTAATTTCATCTCTAATGATACCAAGGTCATTGATTGTGTATTCATCAGTATTGCATTCACCACTTACAACACCTTCTCCTTGACCGTAGTTTGCTGAAATAAGCATCTCGTCTCTGTATCCATTAATTGGATTGGCCGTAAAGAGAACACCTGACTTCTCAGGATCAATCATTTCTTGAATGATGACGGCCATTTTAGGTGTCGATTGATGGATTTGATTTTTAAAGCGATATGTAAGGGCCGTTAGAGAGAAGTTGCTTTTAAAACAATTTCTAATGGCATCTTCTATTTTATCTTTTCCTTGAACATAGAGAAAAGACTCTAATTGTCCAGCGAAAGAGAAGTGACTACCATCCTCATCAGCAGCTGAGCTTCTAATAGCATAGTGAATATTAGGATTAATTCTCTCCATAACTTCATCAATAATGGAAATTTCACACTTATCAATTTCAGCATGAATTTTTGCGATTAGTTCTTTTAAATCATCAATAAATTGAAGTTGTGTGTAGCTTACAATGAGTTGCTTTAATACCTCATTTTGGTCAACTAATGTTTGAAAGTAATCACTAGTGATACAAAACCAATCTGGTGTATTAACACGACACTTTTCAAGCTTAGCAAGGTTATAGGCCTTACCACCAACTTGTGTTTTTGTTGTAAGAAGAGAATCAAATTTACTTAATAGATACATTTACTACCTAACATTACAAATTATATTATTTTCATTTAATATTATCATATGAAAAAAATTGAAGATATAAGGCAAGAACTGGGTTACGAAGGTATACCGATAAATGGATGTCACTACCTGGATTCTCACTTTCGAAATAATTTAGAAAAGCGATGCTTGATCTATCAAAATAAAGATCAGAACTATGGCGAGTTTATGTCTCAGGTTGGGGCATGGATAAAGACATTATCTGATGCTGGAATAAAGAAAGGGGATCGAGTTATCGTACTCATTCCATTGCGACTGGAGCTTTATCAGATAATGGTGGCATTGTTCTATATGGGATCAGTTGTCGTCTCAATTGATTCTACTATGCCAAAGGATAAACTTAAGCAGGCCATTGAAGATGCAAATGCTCAAGGGATCATCTCAGTTAAAGAGCTTTTAAAATGGACGCCTTTAATTCCTGCTCTGTGGAAAATGAAGCGCTTTACGTTTGATCAAAATTGTCTTTTTACTAAAACTTTAACAAGTATTAGAGCGCAAGATAATCTTAATTTCTCGCAAACACCAATTGAGCAAGATGCTCAGACACTTATTTCTTTTACAACTGGCTCTACTGGAAGACCTAAGGCTGCAAATCGAAGTCTTGATATCTTTTTATCACAAAAGATTGTCTCAGAATATTTTTGGCTACATAAAGAAGATGAAGTTGATATGCCATTTTTCCCAACTCTTGTTCTACAAAACTTGGGCCTTGGAATCACCACAATTTTCCCAGATATCGACTATCGTAAATTAGCTGAGTTTGATGCTTCAAGGGTTATTGCGCAAATGAATCAATATGGTGTCACACGATTTAGTGCTAATCCAATGATTATCAAAAGACTTGCTGATTACCTTGCATCAAATGATATCAAAATTCCATCGTTAAGAAGTATTATTATTGGTGGTGCTGAAATATCGACAAAGCATGCAAGTTTTGTGAAGGAACAATTCGATAGGGCCTGTTCGTTGGTTGAGATTCATATTATCTATGGCTCTACTGAAGTTGAGCCCATTAGTTTTGTTCCAATTGAAGAGTATATTTCAAATAAGAAAGTTGGACTTAAGTTGGGGCATATCATTGAAGTTTTAGATACTAAGATTGATAAGGTCGCTAATGGTTTTGATTTTCAGGAAGGAGTCGTTTGGGGAGAAATCTATCTAAGTGGACCTCATGTTATTAAAGAGTATATTGATAATCATCCAGCCAATAAAACGACTAAGAGATGGGATGAACAGGGAAGACTTTGGCACCTCACTGGTGATGTTGGATATGTGAGTGGGGGACAGATTTATCTTCTTGGGCGACTCAAAGATTGTTTAAAGGTTAATGGCAAGCTCGTTCCAACATTTCACTATGAGAATGAATTGGCCCGTATTGATGGTGTTCAAAGAGCAGCTCTAGTTCAAGTCAATGATACGATATTGTGTCTCGTTGAGGGTGAAGTTAAGATAAAAGAACATATTAGTGAAATCTTAAATGATTGGAATCTTGGTGAAGCGCTTGTTGAATTTGGCCGAGTTCCTGTTGATTCAAGGCATTTTTCTCGAGTTGACCGAAATGCCATAAGAGAAAGTATCCAGCACAAGTAGATTGTGCTGGATTGATATCTAAAATCTTATACTAGTTATCGTAATTTCGACAAAGAATTGAGATCTTCTTTGTCAGTTCTTTAGGTAGTGTTGAAAATAGGCTTGATCCGCTATTTACTTCGTGTCCATAACATCTTTGCCAGTGAGGAGTATAAAGTTGTCCTTTATCTCTTAAAAGGTACTCTTCCATATAATTTTGAAGATGCTTATCTAAGAGCTCTTTCGAATCAGATCTTTCTAAAACTTTTCTCTGATAAAGAGTATCTGCGATTTCAAATGGTGTAACAAAACTTGCTTGACCTTTGTATAGTTCATTTGATTCATCAAAGTTGTAGGCAGCACGTATAAAAGTATGAAACTTAATTCCTGGATAAGTCTGTTTGATACCATTATAGAAAGAGTTATCGTGTTCTCCGTTATCACCAACTAGGATAACTGTATCAGGTCTATTCTCAGCGATTAGCTCTTGAAGTCTTTGCGCTTTAAATACCTTGCTCGATACTTTAAAAGGTCTAATTTCCAAGCTTCCCTCTGGGAAGTTTCCGTTTTTAAGGAGTTCATTGTGCGACCATGCCATCACTTCCTCTGGCGCATTTGTTAGATAAAAAACATCTGCATCAAGGCGATTCTTTATGATGTGATAAAGGTCGGCCATGCCAAGGAAAATATTATTTGTGCGGTAGGCGTTTGAAACGGCATCGACTTTTGATCTGATATGGCCAACTTTAATTGTGTCGTCGATATCTGAAATTAGAATCGTCTTCCCACTATCTTTAGTAAAAGCTAGTGTTGCCGAAGCTAAGAGGTTTAACATTAATACTAGGATTACTGATTTCATCTTTCTTGTTTTCATGAAGAAATCATATTGAATGAATTCACTAATTTCACCATGTATCGCGTTAGTATGAACATTATACAGAGATTTCGTTAAAGTTTTCCATCCAAGTACTGAATTGTTGGCATTTTTGGACTTCTTTGGCCTTTAATAAGTAGAGATTCTTATGAGATCTGAATGTGAGAATACTACCATTCACTTTTAGCTCTTTTAGCTTTTCAATCTCTTTATAGTGCTCAATATTTCGATAATCACAAGTGCTGATTGTTTCGGCTTCAATTTTTTCTTTTTGAGTCACTTCTTCGTGTAGTTTATTTAAGAGATTTAATTGTTCTTGGGAGAGTTCGTGCTTAATCTGTGCTAATCTTTCTAGATAATCTTTTGATTCGTTAAGACTTCTGGCCGCAAGATGGCCCAGTCCTTTCTTTGAAAAGTTATTAAACTCTTCAATTTTCACTTGAGAGCGAAAGAGGTAGTCATTGGCCTTAGGTCCAACTGCATGAACCGTATTTGAAAGCCAGTAGACTCCGATTAATATAAAGATAAAGTATCTTAGTTTCATATGTATTTTATAAAGCAAGAAAAGTGCCAAGAAATAGGGCAGTTTTATACGAGCTTTCAGTAACTTGGAGTGTTTAGTATATGGACAGTGTCTAAAAATATCGTTATTTAAGGTACTTACTGTTTAAAACATGGTATAAGGCAAATTATGTACTATTTTGATCACGCTGCCTCAACTAAGCTCTATCCTGAAGTTATTGAAGTTTTATCGCAAAGCTTCGAACTGGACTATCCAAATCCTGCTGCTAAGCATTTAGCAGGAAAGGAATGTGCTAAGAAAATTGAGGATGCTAGAAGTAATATCTTAAAACTTATTCAGGCCAAAAACTATGGCCTAATCTTCACTTCTTCTGCAACTGAAGCAAATAATCAGGTGATTCGCTCGATTGAGGAGGGGATTATTTTTTTTAGTGGAGATCATCCTTCTGTCACTAAAGTCATTGATAATGGACAAGGTTATAAAAGCATTGATGAAATTGTCGATGGCGTAACAAGTGAAACACAACTTGTATGTATCAGCCTTGTTAACTCACAATCTGGACAATACTTTGAAGTTGAAAAAATAGCGCAAGCTGTGAAGGCCAAGAATAGAAAGTGTCTCGTTCATGTGGATGCGACACAAGGCTTTGGTAAAGTTCCTTTCACACTCAAAGACTCTGAAATTGATTATGTCACTTTTGGTGCTCATAAAATGGGAGGTCCAAGAGGAATTGGCGGTCTTATTTTTAAAGAAAGTAAGGTTCAATTTCTTAAACGCTACCTAAGAGGTGGCGCACATGAAAAAGGCCTAAGAGCATCGACACCTCCTACTTCTCTTGTTGTAGCTCTTGAGAGAGCATGTGAATTGGCCTTTAAGGATTTAGAGAGTTCATTTGAAAAAGCAGAAGTTCTTAAAGAAGTAATTAAAAAAGGGCTATGTGCTCTACATAAAAATATAAGTTATCCATTTGAGGATCGAAATACTTCACCATTTATTCTATGTGTTCTCTTTGAGGGAATTGCTAGTGATATCATCATGAGACACCTTGAAACCAAGGGAATCATGATCTCTTCATCTACAGCTTGT is a window encoding:
- a CDS encoding AMP-binding protein codes for the protein MKKIEDIRQELGYEGIPINGCHYLDSHFRNNLEKRCLIYQNKDQNYGEFMSQVGAWIKTLSDAGIKKGDRVIVLIPLRLELYQIMVALFYMGSVVVSIDSTMPKDKLKQAIEDANAQGIISVKELLKWTPLIPALWKMKRFTFDQNCLFTKTLTSIRAQDNLNFSQTPIEQDAQTLISFTTGSTGRPKAANRSLDIFLSQKIVSEYFWLHKEDEVDMPFFPTLVLQNLGLGITTIFPDIDYRKLAEFDASRVIAQMNQYGVTRFSANPMIIKRLADYLASNDIKIPSLRSIIIGGAEISTKHASFVKEQFDRACSLVEIHIIYGSTEVEPISFVPIEEYISNKKVGLKLGHIIEVLDTKIDKVANGFDFQEGVVWGEIYLSGPHVIKEYIDNHPANKTTKRWDEQGRLWHLTGDVGYVSGGQIYLLGRLKDCLKVNGKLVPTFHYENELARIDGVQRAALVQVNDTILCLVEGEVKIKEHISEILNDWNLGEALVEFGRVPVDSRHFSRVDRNAIRESIQHK
- a CDS encoding PEP/pyruvate-binding domain-containing protein, which translates into the protein MYLLSKFDSLLTTKTQVGGKAYNLAKLEKCRVNTPDWFCITSDYFQTLVDQNEVLKQLIVSYTQLQFIDDLKELIAKIHAEIDKCEISIIDEVMERINPNIHYAIRSSAADEDGSHFSFAGQLESFLYVQGKDKIEDAIRNCFKSNFSLTALTYRFKNQIHQSTPKMAVIIQEMIDPEKSGVLFTANPINGYRDEMLISANYGQGEGVVSGECNTDEYTINDLGIIRDEIREKDFKIIADYENKTTKKVEVTGNDINSSVLTHAEIIELNKLALNILALKKKPQDIEFCFQNGNIYIVQTRDITSLPMDKREDFANVFDNSNIQESFNGVTTPLTFSYASKMYYKVYHQLLGLTGLSEEELKKHEKRHKNMIALIEGRVFYNIQSWYKGLLLLPSFKQSKGDMEKMMGITDPVDFIEDKDLPLCERLRMLPGLIKTFGSLLWYFSKIDKVVADFMSDFYKVYNDIDFTKLNRLNLTQLYDLTEELDQKITSKWHAPLINDFYVMMMNGKMYRWMDKLGVENADITLGNLLSGEHDIASTQPTKELLKISDEIKKCDQNLKDQFLKLENSKVMDFFYINKKAIFDLCQDYIENYGDRTIGELKLESLSLRESPDFLINILKNYVIKESLSYESFIANELELRESEEKKIEPIVKKKLSIFGRKRFYKDLAKLRKAIRYRENTRLLRTKSFGISRQIYREMGNQLANFNLISTPDDIFFLTLSEIEELKDGRIVQTNLKELISLRKSEYDSYEDEEPGHHFKTFGFVHAGNKFIYEGNTNLDHDGALKGIGCYPGHITGEVALLFKPDDGIDVNDKILCTVRTDPGWAPLFPSIKGLLVEKGSTLSHSAVIARELKIPTIVGVPGITKIVENGQEIEMDCEKGLINLLQENQE
- a CDS encoding phosphatase domain-containing protein, with product MKTRKMKSVILVLMLNLLASATLAFTKDSGKTILISDIDDTIKVGHIRSKVDAVSNAYRTNNIFLGMADLYHIIKNRLDADVFYLTNAPEEVMAWSHNELLKNGNFPEGSLEIRPFKVSSKVFKAQRLQELIAENRPDTVILVGDNGEHDNSFYNGIKQTYPGIKFHTFIRAAYNFDESNELYKGQASFVTPFEIADTLYQRKVLERSDSKELLDKHLQNYMEEYLLRDKGQLYTPHWQRCYGHEVNSGSSLFSTLPKELTKKISILCRNYDN
- a CDS encoding cysteine desulfurase family protein, translating into MYYFDHAASTKLYPEVIEVLSQSFELDYPNPAAKHLAGKECAKKIEDARSNILKLIQAKNYGLIFTSSATEANNQVIRSIEEGIIFFSGDHPSVTKVIDNGQGYKSIDEIVDGVTSETQLVCISLVNSQSGQYFEVEKIAQAVKAKNRKCLVHVDATQGFGKVPFTLKDSEIDYVTFGAHKMGGPRGIGGLIFKESKVQFLKRYLRGGAHEKGLRASTPPTSLVVALERACELAFKDLESSFEKAEVLKEVIKKGLCALHKNISYPFEDRNTSPFILCVLFEGIASDIIMRHLETKGIMISSSTACSSKIKGLNPLFAGLGIEEKFHKNILRISIGKSTTQEEVEGLLKGFGEVIEEIGFLIK